In the genome of Acidimicrobiales bacterium, the window CCGCGTGCTCGAGGCCGAGGCGCTCCGGGAGGCGGTCGAGCGGGCCGAGCCGGTCGTCGTGGCCGCGGCCGGCGGGACCGTGCTCGACCCCGGCAACCGGGAGCTGATGCGCTCGGCCGGCACCGTCGTGTGGCTCTACGCCGACCCCGAGGTCCTCGCCGGGCGGGTGAGCGGCGGCGACCACCGGCCGCTCCTCGGCGACGACCCGGCCGCCGCCCTCCGCCGCCTCCACGACGAGCGCCTCCCGCTGTACCGGGACGTGGCCGACCACGTCGTCGACGCCGACGACCGGTCGGCCGAGGACGTGGCCGAGCAGGTGCTCGGGCTGCTGGCGTGATCACCGTCCCCGTCGCCCTCGGCGACCGCTCCTACGACGTGCTGGTGGGGGCGGGCGCCCGCCACCGGCTGCTCGAGGTGCTGCCCGTCGGCGCCACCCGGGCCGCCGTCGTCACCCAGGAGGCCGTCGGCGTGCCCGTCGACCCCGGCGTGGAGCACCGGGTGTTCCTCATGGACGACGGCGAGGACGCCAAGTGCCTGGAGACGGTGGAGGACCTGTGCCGGCGGTTCGCCCGCTGGGGCCTCAGCCGGGGCGACGTGGTCGTGGCCGTCGGCGGCGGGGTGGTGACCGACACGGCCGGGCTGGCCGCCGCGCTCTACCACCGGGGCGTGCCCGTCGTGCACGTGCCGACCACCCTGCTCGGCCAGGTCGACGCCGCCATCGGCGGCAAGTGCGGCGTCAACCTGCCCGAGGGCAAGAACCTCGTGGGCGCGTTCTGGCAGCCGGCGGCCGTGCTGTGCGACGTCGAGGTGCTGTCCACCCTGCCGCCCCGCGAGTACCGCAGCGGGCTCGGCGAGCTGGCCAAGTACCACTTCCTCACCGGCGAGGACCTGCGCGACCTGCCCCTCGACGAGCGGGTGGCGGCGGCCGTGCGGGTCAAGGCCGCCGTCGTGGCCGAGGACGAGCGGGAGGGCGGGCGGCGGGCCGTCCTCAACTACGGCCACACCCTCGCCCACGCGCTGGAGACGGCCGGCCGCTACGACCTGCGCCACGGCGAGGCGGTCGCCGTCGGGCTGGCCTTCGCCGCCCGCCTGGCCCACCGCCTCGGCCGGGTCGGCGACGACCGGGTGGACGACCACGACCGGGTCCTCGCCGCCTACGACCTGCCCACCCGCCTGCCGCCGGGCACCGACCCGGGCGAGCTCGTCACCCTGATGCGGCGGGACAAGAAGGCCATCGGCGGGCTGACGTTCGTGCTCGACGGCCCCCGGGGGGTCGAGGTGGTGCGGGACGTGGCCGAGGACGACGTGCTGGCCGCGCTCGGGGAGCTGCGGTGAGCCGGCCGGTCGTCCTCCTGCTCTCGGGGCCGAACCTGAACCTGCTGGGCGAGCGCCAGCCCCTCGTGTACGGGCCGGCCACCCTGGCCGACCACGTCGCCGCCGCCACCGAGGCGGCCGACGCCGCCGGCCTCGACCTGGAGCACGTCCAGTCCAACGCCGAGGCCCCGCTGGTCGACGCCGTCCACGGCGCCAGGGGGCGGTGCGCGGCGATCGTCGTGAACGCCGCCGCCCTCACCCACTACGGCTGGTCGCTGGCCGACGCGCTCGCCACCTTCGACGGCCCCGTCGTCGAGGTCCACCTCTCCAACCCCTACGCCCGCGAGCCCTGGCGCCACACCTCCGTGGTGACGCCGGTGGCCACGGGCTCGATCGCCGGCTTCGGCGGGCACGGCTACGTGCTCGCCGTCGAGGCCGTGAGGAGGCTGCTCGCATGACCACCACCGCCCTTCCGCCCATGGACGTTGCTGGCCGGGCCGCCCGGCTGCGCGAGCGCCTCGGCGCCGCCGGCTGCGACGCGCTGCTCGTCACCAGCCTGACCAACGTCCGCTACCTCACCGGCTTCACCGGGTCCGCCGGCCTGCTGCTCGTCCTGCCCGACGAGCTCGTGTTCACCTCGGACGGCCGCTACCGCGACCAGTCGGCCGAGCAGCTGGCGGCGGCCGGCGTGGAGGCCCGCATCGAGATCAGCGCCACCGACCAGAAGGGCGTGCTCTCGGCGGCGGCCAAGGGCGTGCGCCGGCTCGGGCTGGAGGCCGGGCACGTGACCTGGGCGCAGCAGCGGGCGATGGCGGCGGAGTGGTTCGCCGACGCCGAGCTGGTCCCGACCGAGGGGCTGGTCGAGGACCTGCGCCTGGTGAAGGACGACGGCGAGGTGGCCCGCATCGCGGAGGCGGCCCGCATCGCCGACGCCGCCCTCGCCGCCGTGCGGGGCCGCCTGCTCGAGGGGCCGACCGAGGAGGAGCTCGGCCTCGAGCTCGACACCGAGATGCGCCGCCTCGGCGCCGACGGGGTGTCGTTCGAGACGATCGTCGCCGCCGGGCCGAACGGGGCCAAGCCCCACGCCCGGCCGAGCGGGCGGCGCATCGCCGACGGCGACCTCGTCGTCCTCGACTTCGGCGCGCTGGTCGACGGCTACCACTCCGACATGACCCGCACGTTCACCGTCGGCGACGTCGGCGGCACGGCGGCCAGGATGCTCGAGGTGGTGGCCGCGTCGCAGGCCGCGGGGGTCGCCGCCGTGCGGGCCGGGGCCGCCGCCGCGGACGTCGACGGGGCCTGCCGGGAGGTCATCGCCGAGGCCGGCTGGGCCGACGCCTTCCTCCACGGGACCGGCCACGGGGTGGGCCTCGACATCCACGAGGCCCCGAGGGTGTCGGGAGCCTCCGCTGCTACCCTGGCCGCCGGCCACGTGGTCACCGTCGAGCCCGGGGTGTACCTCCCGGAGGTCGGCGGGGTCCGCATCGAGGACACCGTGGCCGTCACCGCCGACGGGTGCCGCACCCTGACGCTCGCGCCCAAGTCCCCGGAGCCCTGAACCACGCCATGGCGATCACCACCAACGACCTGAAGAACGGCATGACCCTCGACCTTGACGGCGACCTCTGGCAGGTCGTCGAGTTCCAGCACGTGAAGCCGGGCAAGGGCGGGGCGTTCGTCCGCACCACGCTCCGCAACCTGCGCACCGGCAACCAGCTGGACCGCACGTTCCGGGCCGCCGAGAAGGTCGACCAGGCCGTGATCGACAAGCGGGAGATGCAGTTCCTCTACCGCGAGGGCGACGAGTACGTGTTCATGGACAACAGCTCCTACGACCAGATGCACGTCGGCCGGTCCACCCTGGGCAAGGCGGCCAGCTTCCTCGTCGAGGGGGCGTCGCCCGTCCTCCAGATGTACCGGGACGAGATCGTGGGCGTGGACCTGCCCGCCGCCGTCGACCTCGAGGTCGTCGAGACCGAGCCGGGCCTCCAGGGCGACCGGGTGTCGGGCGCCCGCAAGCCGGCGACGGTGAGCACCGGGCTCGTCGTGCAGGTGCCGCTGTTCGTCAACGTGGGCGACAAGATCAGGGTCGACACCCGCTCGGGCGAGTACATCACCCGGGCCTGACCGTGGGCCCGGTCGGCGGCCGCCACGAGGCCAGGGAGCGGGCCCTCGGGCTGCTCTACGAGGCCGAGGCGAAGGAGCGCCCGCCGGCCGACGTGCTCGACGAGCTGCCCGTGGAGCCCGACCCGTACGCCGCCGACCTCGTCGTCGGGGTGACCGACCGCCAGCGCGAGATCGACGGGCTGCTGCGCCGCTTCGCCAAGGGCTGGAGCCTCGAGCGCATGCCGGCCGTGGACCGGGCCGTGCTGCGGATGGCGACCTACGAGCTCGGCTGGCGGCCGGACGTGCCGACCGGCGCGGTGATCGACGAGGCCGTGGAGCTGGCCAAGCGCTACTCGACCGACGACTCGGGCCGGTTCGTGAACGGGATGCTGGCCCGGATCGCCGAGGAGCTGAGGGGCTGAGGGGCTGACCGCCCCGTCCCCGCTGCCGCTGCCGGACCCGCCCCTGGCCGACGACCTCGTCCGCCTGCGGCCGTGGCGGCCGGATGACGCGCCCGCGCTGGCGGCCGCCTGGGCCGACCCCGAGGTGCAGCGCTGGACGGCCGTGCCGCCCCGCCGCACCGAGGCCGACGCGGCCCGGTGGATCGCCGGGGAGGCCGAGCGCCGGCGCCGGGGCCTGGCCGTCGACCTGGTGGTCTCGCCGGCCGACGGCGACGACGTGTGGGGCGAGGTCGGCCTCGGCCCCATCGACTGGCCGTCGGGCACGGCCAATCTCGGCTGGTGGGTCGCCGCTCCGGCCCGGGGGAGGGGCGTGGCCACCAGGGCGGCCGTCCTGTTGGCGACCTGGGCCACGACGGCCCTCGCTTTGCAGGTGGCGACCGAGGTCGACCCCGCCAACCCGGCCTCCGCCCGCATCGCCGCCCGCGTCAGGGCGGCCGTTCACGCAAGCCGCCGGTAGGTCCCCTCGGGGGCGATCCACGACCCGGTGGTGGTCGTGGGTTAGCGTCCCCTCCCGACCGTGAAGCGGGTCCTGTGAGGCCCGAACGGGAGGAGGCACGTGGCCGAACGCGAACGGAAGCTGGCGCCCCCGTACGGGGGCGCTTTCGTCGCCCGGAGCCAGGTGATGGACGCCGCCGACCTCGAGCGGGCCGTCTGGCGCATGGCCCACGAGATCGTCGAGCGCAACCACGGGCTCGACGGGGTGGTGCTGATCGGGCTCCAGACGGGCGGGGTGCCGCTGGCCCACCGGCTGGGCGACGCCCTCCAGCGGATCGAGGGGGTGGCCGTGCCCGTCGGCTCGCTCGACGTCGCCCTCTACCGCGACGACATCGGCCTGCGGCCGGTCCTGCCCGAGGCCGTCACCGCCATCCCGGTCGGCCTCGACGGCGCGGTCGTCGTGCTGGTCGACGACGTGCTGTTCACCGGCCGCACCATCCGCGCCGCGCTCGACGCCGTCACCGACTTCGGCCGGCCCAGGGCCGTCCAGCTGGCCGTGATGGTCGACCGGGGCCACCGCGAGCTGCCCATCCGCCCGGACTTCGTCGGCAAGAACCTGCCGACCCGCCGCGACGAGGTCGTCGACGTGCGCGAGGACGGGGTCGACCTCGGGGAGATGGTCCGATGACCCACCTGCTCTCGATCGCGGACCTCGGCGCCGACGGCATCGAGGAGGTGCTGCGCCTGACCGACACGTTCGTCGAGGTCGGCGAGCGGCCCATCCCGCGGGTGCCGGCGCTGCGGGGCCGCACCGTCGTGTCGCTGTTCTACGAGGACTCGACCCGCACCCGGCTGTCGTTCGAGACGGCGGCCAAGCGCCTGTCCGCCGACACCATGAACTTCAGCGTCGGCACCTCGGCGGTGAAGAAGGGCGAGAGCCTGCGGGACACGGTCGAGACCATCGTGGCCATGGGCGTGGACGCCATCGTCGTGCGCCACGCCTCGGCCGGCGTGCCGTGGCAGATCGCCTCGTGGGTCGACGCGTCCGTGATCAACGCCGGCGACGGCTGGCACGAGCACCCGACCCAGGCCCTGCTCGACTGCTACACGATCCGCCAGCGGCTCGGCTCGGTCGAGGGCCGGCGCATCGCCATCGTCGGCGACGTGAAGCACTCCAGGGTGGCCCGCTCCGACGTGCTGGCCTTCACCATGCTCGGCGCGGAGGTCACCCTCGTCGCCCCGCCCACCCTCCTGCCCCCGGCCGTCGAGTCGTGGCCGGTCGAGGTCAGCACCGACCTCGACGCCGTGCTGCCCAAGGTCGACGTCGCCTACCTGCTGCGCATGCAGCGGGAGCGCATGACCGAGGCGCTCCTCCCGTCGCTCCGCGAGTACACGACCTGCTACGGCCTCACCCCCCGCCGGGCCGCGCTGCTGCCCGACGAGGCCATCGTCATGCACCCCGGGCCGATGAACCGGGGGGTCGAGGTGGCGGCCGAGGTCGCCGATCTGCCAAGGTCGGTGATCACCCAGCAGGTCAAGAACGGGGTCGCGGTGCGCCAGGCGGTGCTGTTCTCGCTGCTCGCGGAGGTGACGGCGTGACCCGCCTGCTGGTCAGGGGCGGCACGGTCGTCGACGCCACGGGCACACGGCGGGCGGACGTGCTCGTGGACGGCGGGACGGTCGCCGCCGTCGGGCCCGGCCTCGACGTCCCCAGGGGAGCGACCGTGCTCGACGCCGGCGGGTGCCTCGTCGCCCCCGGCCTCGTCGACCTGCACACCCACCTGCGCCAGCCCGGGCGGGAGGAGGCCGAGACGGTCGAGACCGGCGCCAGGGCCGCCGCCCTCGGCGGCTTCACGTGCGTGGTGGCCATGCCCAACACCGAGCCGGCCGTCGACTCGGCCGGCGTGGTGCGCGAGGTGCTCGACCTCGGCCGCCACGCCGCCTGCGACGTGCGGGTGGCCGGCGCCATCACCGTCGGCCGGCGGGGCGAGCTGCTCGCCCCGATGGCGGAGATGGCGGCCCTCGGCGTGCGCCTGTTCACCGACGACGGCACCGGCGTGCAGGACGCCCGCCTCATGCGCCGGGCCCTCGAGTACGCCACCGGCCTCGACGTGACCCTCGCCCAGCACTGCGAGGACGCCGCCCTGGCGGAGGGCGGGCACATGCACGAGGGCGAGTGGTCGAGCCGGCTCGGCATCCCCGGCGTGCCGGCCGAGGCCGAGGAGGTGATGGTCCTGCGCGACGTCGCCCTCGCCCGCCTCACCGGCGCCCGCGTCCACTTCCAGCACCTGTCGACGGCCCGCTCGGTCGACCTCGTGCGCGCGGCCAAGGCCGAGGGCCTCCCGGTGACCGCCGAGGCGACCCCGCACCACCTCGTGCTCACCGACGCCGCCGTGGCCGGCTACGACCCGGTGTTCAAGGTCAACCCGCCGCTGCGCCCCCAGGCCGACGTGGACGCCGTGCGGGCCGGCCTGGCCGACGGGACCGTCGACGCCATCGCCACGGACCACGCCCCGCACGCCCAGGAGGAGAAGGAGAAGCCCTTCGACCAGGCCCCGCCCGGGATGCTGGGCCTGGAGACGGCGCTCGCCGTCGCCCTCACCGAGCTCGCCCTCGACCCGGCGGCCATCCTGGCCCTGCTGTCGTGGCGGCCGGCGGCCGTCGCCCGGGTGGCCGACGAGCACGGCGGCCCGGTGGCCGAGGGCCGCCCGGCCAACCTGTGCGTGGTCGACCCGGCCGCGGCGTGGACGGTCGACCCCGCCCGCCTGGCGAGCCGCAGCCGCAACACGCCCTACGCCGGCCGCCGCCTGACCGGCCGCGTCCGCCACACGGTCCTCCGGGGCGAGCCGGTCGTGGTCGACGGCGAGGCGCAGCGGTGACGCCCGCGCTCCTCGTCCTCGCCGACGGCACGACCTTCGAGGGCGAGGCCGTCGGCGC includes:
- the pyrR gene encoding bifunctional pyr operon transcriptional regulator/uracil phosphoribosyltransferase PyrR, whose translation is MAERERKLAPPYGGAFVARSQVMDAADLERAVWRMAHEIVERNHGLDGVVLIGLQTGGVPLAHRLGDALQRIEGVAVPVGSLDVALYRDDIGLRPVLPEAVTAIPVGLDGAVVVLVDDVLFTGRTIRAALDAVTDFGRPRAVQLAVMVDRGHRELPIRPDFVGKNLPTRRDEVVDVREDGVDLGEMVR
- the efp gene encoding elongation factor P encodes the protein MAITTNDLKNGMTLDLDGDLWQVVEFQHVKPGKGGAFVRTTLRNLRTGNQLDRTFRAAEKVDQAVIDKREMQFLYREGDEYVFMDNSSYDQMHVGRSTLGKAASFLVEGASPVLQMYRDEIVGVDLPAAVDLEVVETEPGLQGDRVSGARKPATVSTGLVVQVPLFVNVGDKIRVDTRSGEYITRA
- a CDS encoding aspartate carbamoyltransferase catalytic subunit, with translation MTHLLSIADLGADGIEEVLRLTDTFVEVGERPIPRVPALRGRTVVSLFYEDSTRTRLSFETAAKRLSADTMNFSVGTSAVKKGESLRDTVETIVAMGVDAIVVRHASAGVPWQIASWVDASVINAGDGWHEHPTQALLDCYTIRQRLGSVEGRRIAIVGDVKHSRVARSDVLAFTMLGAEVTLVAPPTLLPPAVESWPVEVSTDLDAVLPKVDVAYLLRMQRERMTEALLPSLREYTTCYGLTPRRAALLPDEAIVMHPGPMNRGVEVAAEVADLPRSVITQQVKNGVAVRQAVLFSLLAEVTA
- a CDS encoding Xaa-Pro peptidase family protein, with the translated sequence MTTTALPPMDVAGRAARLRERLGAAGCDALLVTSLTNVRYLTGFTGSAGLLLVLPDELVFTSDGRYRDQSAEQLAAAGVEARIEISATDQKGVLSAAAKGVRRLGLEAGHVTWAQQRAMAAEWFADAELVPTEGLVEDLRLVKDDGEVARIAEAARIADAALAAVRGRLLEGPTEEELGLELDTEMRRLGADGVSFETIVAAGPNGAKPHARPSGRRIADGDLVVLDFGALVDGYHSDMTRTFTVGDVGGTAARMLEVVAASQAAGVAAVRAGAAAADVDGACREVIAEAGWADAFLHGTGHGVGLDIHEAPRVSGASAATLAAGHVVTVEPGVYLPEVGGVRIEDTVAVTADGCRTLTLAPKSPEP
- the nusB gene encoding transcription antitermination factor NusB yields the protein MGPVGGRHEARERALGLLYEAEAKERPPADVLDELPVEPDPYAADLVVGVTDRQREIDGLLRRFAKGWSLERMPAVDRAVLRMATYELGWRPDVPTGAVIDEAVELAKRYSTDDSGRFVNGMLARIAEELRG
- a CDS encoding type II 3-dehydroquinate dehydratase, producing MSRPVVLLLSGPNLNLLGERQPLVYGPATLADHVAAATEAADAAGLDLEHVQSNAEAPLVDAVHGARGRCAAIVVNAAALTHYGWSLADALATFDGPVVEVHLSNPYAREPWRHTSVVTPVATGSIAGFGGHGYVLAVEAVRRLLA
- a CDS encoding dihydroorotase, whose amino-acid sequence is MTRLLVRGGTVVDATGTRRADVLVDGGTVAAVGPGLDVPRGATVLDAGGCLVAPGLVDLHTHLRQPGREEAETVETGARAAALGGFTCVVAMPNTEPAVDSAGVVREVLDLGRHAACDVRVAGAITVGRRGELLAPMAEMAALGVRLFTDDGTGVQDARLMRRALEYATGLDVTLAQHCEDAALAEGGHMHEGEWSSRLGIPGVPAEAEEVMVLRDVALARLTGARVHFQHLSTARSVDLVRAAKAEGLPVTAEATPHHLVLTDAAVAGYDPVFKVNPPLRPQADVDAVRAGLADGTVDAIATDHAPHAQEEKEKPFDQAPPGMLGLETALAVALTELALDPAAILALLSWRPAAVARVADEHGGPVAEGRPANLCVVDPAAAWTVDPARLASRSRNTPYAGRRLTGRVRHTVLRGEPVVVDGEAQR
- a CDS encoding shikimate kinase, yielding MTGGRHVILVGMMASGKSAVGPIVAERLGRPFVDSDDQVEARTGRTVREIFESDGEAAYRVLEAEALREAVERAEPVVVAAAGGTVLDPGNRELMRSAGTVVWLYADPEVLAGRVSGGDHRPLLGDDPAAALRRLHDERLPLYRDVADHVVDADDRSAEDVAEQVLGLLA
- a CDS encoding 3-dehydroquinate synthase family protein, whose amino-acid sequence is MITVPVALGDRSYDVLVGAGARHRLLEVLPVGATRAAVVTQEAVGVPVDPGVEHRVFLMDDGEDAKCLETVEDLCRRFARWGLSRGDVVVAVGGGVVTDTAGLAAALYHRGVPVVHVPTTLLGQVDAAIGGKCGVNLPEGKNLVGAFWQPAAVLCDVEVLSTLPPREYRSGLGELAKYHFLTGEDLRDLPLDERVAAAVRVKAAVVAEDEREGGRRAVLNYGHTLAHALETAGRYDLRHGEAVAVGLAFAARLAHRLGRVGDDRVDDHDRVLAAYDLPTRLPPGTDPGELVTLMRRDKKAIGGLTFVLDGPRGVEVVRDVAEDDVLAALGELR
- a CDS encoding GNAT family N-acetyltransferase; this translates as MRPWRPDDAPALAAAWADPEVQRWTAVPPRRTEADAARWIAGEAERRRRGLAVDLVVSPADGDDVWGEVGLGPIDWPSGTANLGWWVAAPARGRGVATRAAVLLATWATTALALQVATEVDPANPASARIAARVRAAVHASRR